In Phoenix dactylifera cultivar Barhee BC4 chromosome 11, palm_55x_up_171113_PBpolish2nd_filt_p, whole genome shotgun sequence, the following are encoded in one genomic region:
- the LOC103721245 gene encoding ABC transporter I family member 10 isoform X1 — translation MSPHLATSSSLAPCPHLSKARPLLRASCSTPAFAAAPAIEARNLSFSVSTRPPGKLVHILKNCSLCVPPGQLWMLLGPNGCGKSTLLKVLAGLLNPSDGTMHVNRPRSFVFQNPDHQVVMPTVEADVAFGLGKFSLTLNEVRSRVSKALDAVGMLEYSQRPIQTLSGGQKQRVAIAGALAEACKVLLLDELTTFLDENDQIGVIKAVKNSVAGPGEVAALWVTHRLEELKYADGASYMEDGRIVMQGDISSVSKFLKEKQTWYN, via the exons ATGTCGCCCCATCTGGCGACGAGCTCTTCCCTCGCTCCTTGTCCCCATCTCTCGAAGGCGCGGCCGCTTCTCCGTGCCTCTTGCTCTACTCCGGCCTTCGCCGCCGCTCCGGCCATCGAGGCCCGCAACCTGAGCTTCTCCGTCTCCACGAGGCCGCCGGGCAAGCTCGtccatatattaaagaattgcTCGCTCTGCGTCCCCCCCGGGCAGCTCTGGATGCTTCTCGGGCCCAATGGCTGCGGCAAGTCCACCCTTCTCAAG GTCTTGGCAGGACTCCTAAATCCATCTGATGGAACCATGCATGTCAATAGGCCAAGGAGCTTTGTATTCCAAAATCCTGATCACCAG GTGGTGATGCCCACAGTGGAAGCAGATGTTGCATTTGGTCTTGGTAAGTTCAGTTTGACATTAAATGAAGTCAGATCAAGAGTATCAAAAGCTTTAGATGCTGTTGGCATGTTAGAATACTCACAA AGGCCAATTCAAACTCTGAGTGGTGGTCAGAAACAAAGAGTTGCAATTGCAGGTGCTTTAGCTGAAGCATGCAAAGTTCTACTGTTAGATGAATTAACAacatttttggatgaaaatgaCCAG ATAGGAGTTATAAAGGCCGTTAAGAATTCTGTGGCTGGTCCTGGAGAAGTTGCTGCATTATGGGTTACGCATCGCCTGGAGGAACTCAAATATGCAGATGGAGCTAGTTATATGGAAGATGGACGGATTGTTATGCAGGGGGATATCTCAAGTGTTTCAAAGTTTCTCAAGGAGAAGCAAACATGGTACAATTGA
- the LOC103721245 gene encoding ABC transporter I family member 10 isoform X2, translating to MAAASPPFSRTKDSQCCAGGYSYLFSSVLAGLLNPSDGTMHVNRPRSFVFQNPDHQVVMPTVEADVAFGLGKFSLTLNEVRSRVSKALDAVGMLEYSQRPIQTLSGGQKQRVAIAGALAEACKVLLLDELTTFLDENDQIGVIKAVKNSVAGPGEVAALWVTHRLEELKYADGASYMEDGRIVMQGDISSVSKFLKEKQTWYN from the exons ATGGCTGCGGCAAGTCCACCCTTCTCAAG GACTAAGGACTCACAATGTTGTGCCGGAGGCTACAGTTATCTTTTTTCCTCT GTCTTGGCAGGACTCCTAAATCCATCTGATGGAACCATGCATGTCAATAGGCCAAGGAGCTTTGTATTCCAAAATCCTGATCACCAG GTGGTGATGCCCACAGTGGAAGCAGATGTTGCATTTGGTCTTGGTAAGTTCAGTTTGACATTAAATGAAGTCAGATCAAGAGTATCAAAAGCTTTAGATGCTGTTGGCATGTTAGAATACTCACAA AGGCCAATTCAAACTCTGAGTGGTGGTCAGAAACAAAGAGTTGCAATTGCAGGTGCTTTAGCTGAAGCATGCAAAGTTCTACTGTTAGATGAATTAACAacatttttggatgaaaatgaCCAG ATAGGAGTTATAAAGGCCGTTAAGAATTCTGTGGCTGGTCCTGGAGAAGTTGCTGCATTATGGGTTACGCATCGCCTGGAGGAACTCAAATATGCAGATGGAGCTAGTTATATGGAAGATGGACGGATTGTTATGCAGGGGGATATCTCAAGTGTTTCAAAGTTTCTCAAGGAGAAGCAAACATGGTACAATTGA